Proteins encoded within one genomic window of Flavobacterium sp. NG2:
- a CDS encoding exopolyphosphatase, with protein sequence MIKIKKYAAIDIGSNAMRLLVVNIVEQQGKEPQFNKSALVRVPIRLGQDAFTVGEISEENSNRMCDAMKAFNLLMKVHKVESYRAFATSAMREAYNGKEVVALIKKKADLKIEIIDGKKEAAIIASTDLMHLLKKEETYLFVDVGGGSTEFTLFSNGKIVNSRSFKAGTVRLLNNMVCDVVWEEIEKWIKANTKDFEEIALIGSGGNINKIFKMSGKSQEKPLSYIYMNSQYAFLNSLTYEQRISELGLNPDRADVIIPAVRIYLNAMKWSGARQIYVPKIGLSDGIVKAMYFGNI encoded by the coding sequence ATGATTAAAATAAAAAAATATGCTGCTATCGATATTGGGTCAAATGCCATGCGACTTTTAGTCGTCAATATTGTAGAGCAACAAGGGAAGGAACCACAATTTAATAAAAGTGCTTTGGTTCGTGTACCCATCCGTTTAGGTCAAGATGCTTTTACTGTTGGTGAAATTTCAGAAGAGAACAGCAATAGAATGTGTGATGCCATGAAAGCATTTAATCTCTTGATGAAAGTGCATAAGGTAGAATCTTATAGAGCTTTTGCAACTTCAGCAATGAGAGAGGCCTATAACGGGAAAGAAGTAGTGGCTTTAATAAAGAAAAAAGCGGACCTCAAAATAGAGATAATTGATGGTAAGAAAGAGGCAGCCATCATTGCTTCAACTGATTTAATGCATTTGTTAAAAAAAGAAGAAACTTATTTATTTGTTGATGTTGGTGGTGGAAGTACAGAGTTTACACTGTTTTCTAATGGCAAAATAGTTAATTCTAGATCTTTCAAAGCTGGTACTGTTCGATTATTGAATAATATGGTTTGTGATGTGGTTTGGGAAGAAATTGAAAAATGGATTAAAGCCAATACTAAAGATTTTGAAGAGATTGCCTTAATTGGTTCAGGTGGAAACATCAATAAAATATTTAAGATGTCTGGTAAATCACAAGAAAAACCATTGTCTTATATTTATATGAATTCACAGTATGCTTTTTTAAATTCATTGACCTATGAACAAAGAATTTCGGAATTAGGATTGAATCCTGATCGTGCCGATGTTATCATACCAGCGGTTCGAATTTATCTTAATGCGATGAAATGGAGTGGAGCAAGACAAATTTATGTTCCTAAAATTGGTCTTTCTGATGGAATTGTAAAAGCTATGTATTTTGGAAATATTTAG